The Kribbella sp. NBC_00662 nucleotide sequence TCGCGCTCCCCGCGCGGCCCGTTCGTTGATGCCGACGGCGCCAAGCTCACCGACTCCCGCGTCGGCGGCACGACGGTCATCACGCAGAACGGCAACAAGTGGATCGGGCCCGGCCACCACGCGTTCATCACCGACGCGGCCGGTCAGGACCACATCGTGTACCACGCGATCGACCGCGGTACGCCGTGGCTGACCGACCCGTTCGGCATCAACCGCCGGCCGATGCTGATCGACCAGATCGACTGGATCAACGGCTGGCCCCGAACCCGCGCCGGCCTGGGCCCGTCCGAAGGTCCGGTGCCTGCGCCCACGACCGGCTCCGGGCTGGGCATCGACTCAACCAACCCTGCGGCTGGTCTTGTCGGCGCAACAGCCAACCCCGGCGACTCGGTTGGCGGACCCACTGCCTTGATCCGTGGCGCAGCCCAAACCCGTGCGTCCGCTCCTGGCGGGTCCCTGCGCGTGGAAGCGGACGTCAAGCTCGGCTCGTCTTTCACCACAGTGCTGGGCAACCAGGTGGTTGCGACTGTTGCGAACAATCGTCTGACCCTCGCGGTGGGCCGTCGTACGACGTCGGTCAACCTGCCGGCCGACTTCGACCGCACGCAGTGGAACAAGCTGTCGGTGCAGGTGGGCGGATCCGGCGTGACGGCACGACTGAACGACGCCGGCCTTGGAGATGTCTACGCGGAGGCGCGGTTGCCCGGGCTGACGTTGCACTCGGCGCCGGTGCGGTGGCTCGGGTCGGCTGAGGTGGACAACCTGACCGTGCGTCCCGTTGCCAAGCCGGTGACGAAGCTGGCTCCTGTGCCGCGGACCGGGAAGCTGCTCGCGGGTGACGACTTCAACGGGGCCCTCGGAGCGGACTGGTCCTGGGTGCGGCAGGACGACAAGGCAACTGTTGCCGACGGCAACCTGAACTGGCCGCTGGAGAACGCGGACATGGTGGGCAGCGGGAACAACGCCGGCCTCCTCCTGCACGCGACGCCGGCCGGGAAGAGCTGGGTCGCCGAGACCAAGTTGCACCTCGACACCGGTATCGACGACGTCCGCAACTATCAGCAGGCCGGCATGATCGTCTACCTGAACGACGACGACTTCGCCCGGCTCGGCGACGTCGCGATCTGGAAGACCCGGCAGACGGAGTACGGCCGCGAGCTGGTGGCACGACCGTCCGACGGCGCCACGTCGTACGGCGCTGCCGCGATCGGACGGACCGCGCCGACGATGTGGATGCGGATCGCGTACCACGAGAACGCCGCCGGCGAACACGTCTACCAGGCCGGCACGTCGGTCGACGGCAAGAACTGGACCTGGGGCGCCTCCTGGGTCCTCCCGGCTGCCGCGCGTATCGGCCTGTACGCCCACGGCGAGTTCACCGGCGCCAACCCGCCACCCGTCGCAACCTTCGACTACCTGAAGTTCTACGAGAGTAAATAGATGTTCACCAATCCGGTGTACGACGGCAGCTTCGCTGATCCGCAGATCATTGCGGTTGGCAACGAGTACTTCGCGTTCGCCACCAACGGGCCGCTCGGCAACGTCCAGACGTTGACGTCGACGGATCTCGTGTCGTGGCAGCAGGTCGGTGATGCGCTGCCGTCGTTGCCGGATTGGACCGCGCCCGGCAGGGTGTGGGCGCCCGAGGTGGCCGTGCACGCGGCGGACCGGTACGTCATGTACTACACGACGCGCGATCTGGTGTCCGGTCACCAGTGCGTCGGCGTCGCGGTCGCGTCCACACCCCAAGGTCCATATGTCGACAAATCTCCACAACCGTTCGTCAGTCAGGCCGACGAGGGTGGATCGATCGACGCGTCGCCGTTCCAGGACTCGAGCGGCCGACGCTGGCTGTACTGGAAGAACGACGGCAACGCGATCGGCGTGGACACCTGGATCTACGTCTCCGAACTGTCCGACGACGGCCTCACGCTGGTCGGCCCCGTGCATCGCCTGATCAAGCAGGACCTGCCGTGGGAGGGCAACCTCGTCGAGGCGCCGTACATGGTCGAGCGGAACGGGAAGTTCCACCTCTTCTACTCCGGCAACGCCTTCGACAAGTCGACGTACGCCGTCGGCCACGCCCTCTGCGAATCCCCCGTCGGCCCCTGCACCAAGTCCGGCGCCCCCATCCTCACCACCTCCCCCGACGCCGCCGGCCCAGGCCACAACATGGTCCTCGGCAACTGGTTCGTCTACCACGCCTGGGACCCCACCCAGGTCGGCACCGACCCCAAGGGCCGCACCATGTGGCTCTCCCAACTGACCTGGAACGGCGACACCCCAGTCGTCCAACCACCGCTCGCACGGAACCCGCTGGATCCGTAACCTTTCCGGTCCTCGCCGCATCTGGCTCTGTGGAAGAACCAGTTCTGGGGAGGGGATCGCTATGCGACGCACCGATGTCTCCAGCCTGGCGGGGGCGGTCGCGTTGACCGTGGCGGTGTTCGTGCCATCGGCACACGCCGCCGGGTCAGCTGCGGCTGAGGCATGTCGGATGAATCCGAGGTTGGTGACCGCCAAGGGGCCGGCTCCGGCTATCAGTACGCCGTGGGCCATGCGAACGGCACGTCCACGGTGATCAACAGCCTGGGCAAGGTCACCGGCACCTTCCCGGACCCGGTGTACTTCCGCTGGGGTCCGGTCTTCTATCTCGACCCACTGAACGGAGACTGACGTGCTGCTGACAGCCATCCTCGCCACCGCGGCCTGCTCGCTCGCGCCCGGGTCCGTGCTCGAGAGCGGAGCACAGGACAACGGTGGGATCACCGTGGGCTACCCGGCCCGCACCGTCGGGCTGCCCGGTCCGATCTTCGGCGTCTTCGCGCCCGGAGCCGTCCGACTCAGTACGACGTTCACGAGCGACGCGTCGAACCTGGGTGCCACCAACGAGGGCTGGGTCGTACAAGGCGACTCGTTGTACTACCGCACGTACTCGATCGACACGATGAACGAGTTCGTCCCGGGCCTCCCGAACGTGACGCAGCGGATCGGCGGCGGCTGGTCGAAGTTCACAGCGTTGGAGGTATCCCAGACCACCGCCCGCACGACGGCGTACGGACTGCGCAGCGACGGCAC carries:
- a CDS encoding family 43 glycosylhydrolase, with translation MPSKRLLATALAVVAVAAGTSAATAAPVVTTTNPITAGFADSFADPSIIQGRDGYWYAYATSDPLVANGPFGLMHMARTKDFSSWEYLGTVFDDQTKPAWAAPGSFFWAPDIRYFDGRYVMYFTVTDTLANPGGDPAIGVATAPTPAGPWTAGDGPVVAPRPDGNGGYLGTIDPAMLTAADGKRYLYYGGFNGGISVTELSADGMHAVGTPTQVTIGDRYEGSYVVYRDGWYYFMGSSMNCCAGPTTGYSVFAGRSRSPRGPFVDADGAKLTDSRVGGTTVITQNGNKWIGPGHHAFITDAAGQDHIVYHAIDRGTPWLTDPFGINRRPMLIDQIDWINGWPRTRAGLGPSEGPVPAPTTGSGLGIDSTNPAAGLVGATANPGDSVGGPTALIRGAAQTRASAPGGSLRVEADVKLGSSFTTVLGNQVVATVANNRLTLAVGRRTTSVNLPADFDRTQWNKLSVQVGGSGVTARLNDAGLGDVYAEARLPGLTLHSAPVRWLGSAEVDNLTVRPVAKPVTKLAPVPRTGKLLAGDDFNGALGADWSWVRQDDKATVADGNLNWPLENADMVGSGNNAGLLLHATPAGKSWVAETKLHLDTGIDDVRNYQQAGMIVYLNDDDFARLGDVAIWKTRQTEYGRELVARPSDGATSYGAAAIGRTAPTMWMRIAYHENAAGEHVYQAGTSVDGKNWTWGASWVLPAAARIGLYAHGEFTGANPPPVATFDYLKFYESK
- a CDS encoding glycoside hydrolase family 43 protein, translated to MFTNPVYDGSFADPQIIAVGNEYFAFATNGPLGNVQTLTSTDLVSWQQVGDALPSLPDWTAPGRVWAPEVAVHAADRYVMYYTTRDLVSGHQCVGVAVASTPQGPYVDKSPQPFVSQADEGGSIDASPFQDSSGRRWLYWKNDGNAIGVDTWIYVSELSDDGLTLVGPVHRLIKQDLPWEGNLVEAPYMVERNGKFHLFYSGNAFDKSTYAVGHALCESPVGPCTKSGAPILTTSPDAAGPGHNMVLGNWFVYHAWDPTQVGTDPKGRTMWLSQLTWNGDTPVVQPPLARNPLDP